In Pseudomonas sp. MYb327, one DNA window encodes the following:
- a CDS encoding c-type cytochrome: MTKWLLAAGVLMPLYSAQATQDPEAVYNRVCGACHSGQLPMAPRKGDQEAWTPRLAKGMETLVQHVTQGFKAMPPRGLCMDCSAEDYQAIIHWMSE; encoded by the coding sequence ATGACGAAATGGCTGCTAGCTGCCGGTGTCTTGATGCCGCTTTACAGCGCTCAGGCTACACAGGATCCGGAAGCTGTGTACAACCGTGTTTGTGGTGCCTGTCATTCCGGCCAACTACCCATGGCGCCCCGCAAGGGCGATCAGGAAGCTTGGACGCCGAGGTTGGCGAAAGGTATGGAGACGCTGGTGCAACACGTGACCCAGGGTTTCAAGGCGATGCCGCCGCGTGGTTTGTGCATGGACTGCAGTGCCGAGGATTACCAGGCCATCATCCACTGGATGAGCGAGTGA
- a CDS encoding endonuclease/exonuclease/phosphatase family protein, with protein sequence MRRWGTERVVGLHDPRVNEHHLESTGLPADSRLRLLSFNIQVGISTERYRHYLTRSWQHLLPHIGRGDNLQKIGSLLGDFDLVALQEADGGSLRSGYVNQVEHLAQLGAFPYWYQQLNRNLGRLGQHSNGVLSRLRPWAIEDHPLPGPKGRGAILVRFGEGPEALVVVMMHLALGARARSLQLAYIRELIGGYKHQVLMGDMNTHASDLLQNSPLRDLGLLAPQLEATFPSWRPQRCLDHILLSPSLTLEKVEVLAQPISDHLPVAVEIRLPGSLTADAFPALSPALRGTPE encoded by the coding sequence ATGCGCCGCTGGGGAACTGAACGCGTCGTTGGCCTGCATGATCCGCGGGTCAACGAACATCACCTGGAATCCACGGGCCTGCCCGCAGATAGCCGTCTGCGCTTGCTCAGTTTCAACATCCAGGTCGGTATCAGTACCGAGCGCTATCGGCATTACCTGACCCGAAGCTGGCAACACTTGTTACCGCATATCGGGCGCGGGGACAATCTGCAAAAAATCGGCAGCCTGCTGGGCGACTTCGATCTGGTCGCCTTGCAGGAAGCCGATGGCGGCAGTCTGCGTTCCGGCTACGTCAATCAGGTCGAACACCTGGCGCAGCTCGGCGCTTTTCCCTACTGGTATCAACAACTCAATCGCAATCTCGGTCGACTCGGCCAGCACAGCAATGGCGTGCTCAGCCGCCTGCGTCCGTGGGCGATTGAAGATCATCCGTTGCCGGGGCCCAAGGGTCGCGGGGCGATTCTGGTGCGCTTCGGCGAAGGCCCGGAAGCCTTGGTCGTGGTGATGATGCACCTCGCACTGGGCGCTCGCGCCCGTAGCCTGCAACTGGCTTACATCCGCGAATTGATTGGTGGCTACAAACACCAAGTGTTGATGGGCGACATGAACACCCATGCCAGTGACCTGCTGCAAAACTCTCCGTTGCGCGACCTCGGCCTGCTGGCCCCGCAACTGGAAGCGACATTCCCCAGCTGGCGCCCACAGCGTTGCCTGGACCACATTCTTCTGAGCCCGAGTCTGACCCTTGAAAAGGTCGAGGTGCTGGCCCAACCCATTTCCGATCACCTGCCGGTCGCGGTAGAGATACGTCTGCCGGGTTCGCTCACGGCTGATGCATTCCCCGCGTTGAGTCCTGCCCTTCGCGGAACCCCTGAATGA
- the algB gene encoding sigma-54-dependent response regulator transcription factor AlgB — MESATEHQGRILLVDDESAILRTFRYCLEDEGYSVATANSATQADALLQRQVFDLCFLDLRLGEDNGLDVLAQMRIQAPWMRVVIVTAHSAVDTAVDAIQAGAADYLVKPCSPDQLRLATAKQLEVRQLSARLEALEGEVRKPKDGLDSHSPAMKVVLETARQVATTDANILILGESGTGKGELSQAIHGWSKRAKKSCITINCPSLTAELMESELFGHSRGAFTGASESTLGRVNQADGGTLFLDEIGDFPLILQPKLLRFIQDKEYERVGDPVTRRADVRILAATNQNLEDMVRDGRFREDLLYRLNVITLHLPPLRERREDILNLADRFLARFVKEYARPARGFSDEAREALLGYRWPGNIRELRNVVERASIICPQERVEISHLGMSEAPINNAPRIGAALSLDELEKAHIGAVLATAGTLDQAAKTLGIDASTLYRKRKQYNL; from the coding sequence ATGGAATCTGCCACTGAGCACCAAGGCCGTATTCTTTTGGTGGATGATGAGTCCGCCATCCTGCGAACCTTTCGTTATTGCCTTGAGGACGAAGGCTACAGCGTGGCGACGGCCAACAGCGCTACGCAAGCCGATGCGTTGTTGCAACGCCAGGTCTTCGACCTGTGCTTCCTCGATTTGCGCCTGGGTGAAGACAATGGCCTCGACGTGCTGGCGCAGATGCGCATTCAAGCGCCGTGGATGCGCGTGGTGATCGTCACCGCTCACTCAGCCGTAGACACTGCCGTAGATGCAATCCAGGCGGGAGCTGCCGATTATCTGGTCAAGCCATGCAGCCCGGATCAACTGCGCCTGGCTACCGCCAAGCAGCTGGAAGTGCGGCAACTATCGGCGCGCCTGGAAGCGCTGGAAGGCGAGGTGCGCAAACCCAAGGATGGCCTCGACTCGCATAGCCCGGCGATGAAAGTGGTGCTGGAAACGGCACGCCAGGTCGCCACGACTGATGCCAACATTTTAATTCTCGGCGAATCCGGCACCGGTAAAGGCGAGCTGTCCCAGGCGATTCACGGCTGGAGCAAGCGGGCGAAGAAGTCATGCATCACCATTAACTGTCCGTCGCTAACTGCCGAACTCATGGAAAGCGAGCTGTTTGGCCACAGTCGTGGCGCGTTTACCGGGGCTAGCGAAAGTACCTTGGGTCGTGTCAATCAAGCCGATGGCGGCACACTGTTTCTCGACGAAATCGGCGACTTTCCGCTGATTTTGCAGCCAAAATTGCTACGTTTTATTCAGGACAAAGAATACGAGCGGGTAGGGGATCCGGTTACCCGCCGCGCCGATGTGCGCATTCTCGCGGCGACTAACCAGAACCTGGAAGACATGGTTCGCGACGGCCGTTTTCGCGAAGACCTGCTGTATCGCCTGAACGTCATCACCTTGCACCTGCCACCACTGCGCGAACGCCGGGAAGACATTCTCAACCTGGCCGACCGTTTTCTGGCCCGGTTCGTCAAGGAATACGCCCGCCCGGCTCGGGGTTTCAGTGACGAAGCCCGTGAAGCGCTGCTTGGCTATCGTTGGCCGGGAAATATTCGTGAGCTGCGCAACGTGGTCGAGCGGGCGAGCATCATCTGTCCGCAGGAACGGGTTGAAATCAGCCATTTGGGCATGTCCGAAGCCCCGATCAATAACGCTCCACGCATCGGCGCCGCCCTGAGTCTCGATGAGCTGGAAAAAGCCCACATCGGCGCAGTGCTCGCCACCGCCGGCACGCTGGACCAGGCCGCCAAGACCTTGGGTATCGACGCATCGACGCTGTACCGCAAACGCAAACAGTACAACTTGTGA
- a CDS encoding inhibitor of vertebrate lysozyme family protein, which translates to MSGSLRTMAAALLLGGSAMAVAANDGQARVNELLNADPQYRETWQGVVKKEERLPEWVMNLSGDAEQMNAVEEDGDKYLVGPLCESQKSCLNERLIVAVSFDKKDAYAMLVEVPTGLPADKSPTRHANYRFIGQPDQGMQDLLMQQLKKDPNWY; encoded by the coding sequence ATGAGCGGTTCGTTAAGAACAATGGCAGCCGCCCTGCTACTGGGCGGTAGTGCCATGGCAGTCGCTGCCAATGATGGGCAGGCTCGGGTCAACGAGTTGCTGAACGCAGACCCGCAATACAGGGAAACCTGGCAAGGCGTTGTGAAGAAGGAAGAGCGCTTGCCGGAATGGGTGATGAATTTGTCCGGTGATGCCGAACAGATGAATGCCGTTGAAGAGGATGGCGACAAGTATCTGGTGGGCCCGCTCTGCGAGTCGCAAAAGAGCTGCCTCAATGAACGCTTGATCGTCGCCGTCAGTTTCGACAAAAAGGACGCCTACGCCATGCTGGTCGAAGTACCGACAGGGTTACCGGCCGACAAGTCGCCGACCCGGCACGCCAACTATCGTTTTATCGGCCAACCGGATCAGGGCATGCAGGATTTGCTAATGCAACAGCTGAAAAAAGATCCAAACTGGTATTGA
- a CDS encoding EAL domain-containing protein, with translation MTAARVRIRSWFYRPWFLAMLAAALSASLLLAGSLFVAIHQVEQNESQEMNAQGERFLARLEQLFGQLRESLDDLEAQPLRGCDDEMIATLQQVSFNYRFVYEAAYMDASRICSNRPRQEGLSLARPPDIKGPTYSYWLNTTTEPDENRAALMLGRGNFRVATSRGHLTDMVDLSPGSSLLVVLDHGTRAIPVLGVEQAWPPTEAWPPKSRDALQVTHRRLIYRMPTDNPEYQLVLITPRSGAHIPPMWWWLLPASLVLAACVGFLVFLLVRQRQSLDAELTGAIRRGELQVLYQPIFDLDSRNCVGAEALLRWRRPDGTLTSPDLFIPMAENTGQIRQMTDFVLQRLLEQLGQLLRANPQLYISVNLAACDVMVPRIGQVMARLLTLHRVAAKQIAFEVTERGLIDVVVARENLQALRDVGHQVLIDDFGTGYCSLAYLQTLPVDCLKIDKAFIDALGHDAASSGVAPHIIHMAQSLHLKVIAEGIEHEAQAALLSSEGVKFGQGWLFAHALSAVQFIELITRGRRLAQRRLDDEA, from the coding sequence ATGACTGCTGCTCGAGTGAGGATTCGTAGTTGGTTCTATCGCCCTTGGTTTCTGGCGATGCTGGCTGCTGCCTTGAGCGCATCACTGCTGTTGGCCGGCAGCCTGTTCGTCGCGATACACCAGGTCGAGCAGAACGAAAGCCAGGAAATGAATGCCCAGGGCGAACGCTTTCTCGCCCGCCTGGAGCAACTTTTCGGCCAGTTGCGCGAAAGCCTCGACGATCTGGAGGCTCAGCCGCTGCGAGGCTGCGACGACGAAATGATCGCGACCTTGCAGCAGGTCAGCTTCAATTACCGCTTTGTTTACGAAGCGGCTTATATGGACGCCTCGCGAATCTGTTCCAATCGGCCGCGCCAGGAAGGCTTGTCTCTCGCACGACCGCCAGACATCAAAGGTCCCACCTACAGTTACTGGCTGAACACCACCACCGAACCCGATGAAAATCGCGCCGCCCTGATGCTCGGGCGCGGCAATTTTCGCGTGGCGACATCTCGCGGGCACCTGACCGACATGGTCGACCTGTCACCGGGAAGCAGCCTGCTGGTGGTACTCGATCACGGTACCCGGGCGATTCCGGTATTAGGCGTCGAGCAAGCCTGGCCGCCAACCGAGGCCTGGCCACCGAAAAGCCGCGATGCGTTGCAAGTCACCCATCGTCGGTTGATTTACCGCATGCCCACTGACAACCCGGAGTACCAACTGGTGCTCATCACTCCGCGCAGCGGTGCGCATATTCCGCCGATGTGGTGGTGGTTGCTGCCGGCCAGCCTGGTGTTGGCCGCGTGCGTGGGCTTTCTGGTGTTTCTGCTGGTGCGTCAGCGCCAGTCGCTGGATGCTGAGCTGACAGGCGCGATACGTCGCGGCGAGTTACAGGTGTTGTATCAACCGATTTTCGACCTCGACAGCCGCAACTGCGTGGGGGCCGAGGCCTTGCTGCGCTGGCGAAGGCCGGACGGCACCCTGACCAGTCCCGATCTGTTCATTCCGATGGCGGAGAACACCGGACAAATCCGCCAGATGACCGACTTCGTCCTGCAACGCCTGCTTGAGCAGCTGGGGCAATTACTGCGGGCGAATCCGCAGTTGTACATTTCGGTCAACCTCGCGGCGTGTGATGTCATGGTCCCGCGCATCGGCCAGGTGATGGCGCGCCTGCTGACCCTGCACCGGGTCGCGGCGAAGCAAATTGCCTTTGAGGTCACCGAACGGGGCTTGATCGATGTAGTGGTGGCACGGGAAAACCTGCAAGCCTTGCGTGACGTCGGGCATCAGGTGCTGATCGATGACTTTGGCACCGGTTATTGCAGCCTCGCCTATCTGCAAACCCTGCCGGTGGATTGCCTGAAAATCGACAAAGCCTTTATCGATGCTTTGGGCCATGACGCCGCAAGCAGTGGCGTGGCGCCGCACATCATTCACATGGCGCAGTCACTGCATCTCAAGGTGATTGCCGAGGGCATCGAGCATGAAGCCCAGGCAGCACTACTGAGCAGTGAAGGAGTGAAGTTTGGTCAGGGCTGGTTGTTTGCCCATGCCTTGAGCGCGGTGCAGTTCATCGAACTGATTACCCGTGGTCGCCGGTTAGCCCAGCGACGTCTGGATGACGAAGCGTAA
- a CDS encoding diguanylate cyclase, with protein sequence MSDETQRWKEKYLKSIEQQEKLERRWDARLDLLRRGLVRSTLAAEGTDRAVDQCMKEMREVVRTDDMDAGLAALLPRLEKAVLDSEQRRETRVNQTSAALTALVTQLQKLPLPREVRRPLKNFAKQLDNRVSQAREIPLLLSELSGLQGKALSQLESPAESSRPGLLQRLFGHRDSEEETTPAAAPSAQPSLAQSAEGLTAGETSPSIVDLQPIAHEPHTKPAAEHPAAIEHHSPQSLPEAPEPPVAAVFAPPVPEPQPDPAPTLEPLAQLETQQPKDAAHSPSTSAPTTEGINPDELTRTVILDSLPVPSVMAVDTIHPEQSDHDVLYALPDSPEPSYSSVAKHIEETLLGLLDDLALPERHRPQAESMRDRLKNGLNWYELLPILDDLATLMLAISDSGQHEFEAYLQRLNERLESFQSNLQAASAGHADNRSAAQAMDTQIREQVDGLQNSMHEAADLDDLKHVLENHLEGLLGTMDQHRQQRDEREQEVAARLQSLAERVAHMEQEALGFREHLEEQRQKALIDPLTGLPNRAAWSERLDHEINEWQQHGNTLMLAMLDLDHFKRINDNYGHLAGDKVLKIIATVVRKRLRGTDFIARFGGEEFVLLMPCTVPAAGMKLLETLRAAVEACPFHFKGEPVTITVSMGLTTFKAGEHSDVTLKRADQALYRAKNAGRNRVELG encoded by the coding sequence ATGAGCGACGAAACACAGCGCTGGAAAGAGAAATACCTCAAAAGCATCGAACAACAGGAAAAACTCGAACGTCGCTGGGATGCCCGGCTCGACTTGTTGCGTCGTGGGCTGGTGCGTAGCACCCTGGCTGCGGAAGGTACGGACCGCGCGGTTGACCAATGCATGAAGGAAATGCGCGAAGTCGTGCGCACCGACGACATGGATGCCGGCCTGGCCGCCCTGCTCCCGCGCCTGGAAAAGGCCGTCCTGGATTCCGAGCAGCGTCGTGAAACCCGAGTTAATCAGACCAGCGCCGCGCTGACCGCCCTGGTCACTCAGCTGCAAAAATTACCGCTACCGCGAGAAGTGCGCCGCCCCCTCAAGAACTTCGCCAAACAGCTGGATAACCGCGTCAGCCAGGCTCGCGAGATCCCATTGCTGCTCAGTGAACTGAGCGGGTTGCAAGGCAAAGCCCTGAGTCAACTGGAGAGCCCGGCGGAATCCAGTCGACCAGGCTTGTTGCAGCGGTTGTTCGGGCACCGTGATTCCGAGGAGGAGACAACTCCAGCCGCCGCCCCATCGGCGCAACCCTCCCTCGCCCAGTCTGCTGAAGGCCTTACGGCTGGCGAGACATCGCCCTCCATCGTCGATCTTCAACCAATCGCGCATGAGCCTCACACGAAGCCTGCGGCCGAACACCCTGCCGCTATCGAACATCACTCGCCGCAATCATTGCCCGAGGCGCCAGAGCCTCCCGTTGCTGCGGTATTTGCTCCACCCGTTCCAGAACCTCAGCCGGACCCTGCCCCAACACTTGAGCCACTGGCTCAACTGGAAACCCAGCAACCCAAGGACGCGGCGCACTCTCCATCCACTTCAGCGCCTACGACTGAAGGCATTAACCCCGATGAACTGACTCGAACCGTCATACTGGACAGCCTGCCTGTTCCCTCCGTGATGGCCGTGGACACCATCCATCCAGAGCAATCCGACCACGATGTGCTGTATGCCTTGCCGGACTCGCCTGAGCCTTCTTATAGCTCGGTGGCCAAACACATCGAAGAAACACTGTTGGGTCTACTCGACGACCTGGCGCTGCCCGAGCGTCATCGCCCGCAAGCTGAATCGATGCGCGATCGCCTGAAAAATGGCTTGAACTGGTACGAACTGCTGCCGATTCTCGATGACCTTGCGACGTTGATGCTGGCGATCTCAGACAGCGGTCAGCACGAATTCGAGGCTTACTTGCAGCGGCTCAACGAACGCCTCGAGTCGTTCCAGAGCAATTTGCAAGCCGCCAGTGCCGGTCACGCCGACAATCGCTCTGCCGCACAGGCGATGGATACACAAATCCGCGAGCAGGTCGACGGTCTGCAGAACAGCATGCACGAAGCCGCTGACCTGGACGACCTCAAGCATGTGTTGGAAAACCATCTCGAAGGCCTGCTTGGCACCATGGATCAACACCGCCAGCAGCGGGATGAGCGTGAGCAAGAGGTCGCGGCCCGCCTGCAGAGCCTGGCCGAACGCGTTGCCCACATGGAGCAGGAAGCCCTGGGCTTTCGCGAACATCTTGAGGAGCAGCGCCAGAAAGCCTTGATCGATCCGCTGACCGGCCTGCCCAATCGTGCAGCCTGGAGCGAACGCCTTGATCATGAAATCAACGAGTGGCAGCAACACGGCAACACGCTGATGCTGGCCATGCTCGACCTCGATCACTTCAAGCGTATCAATGATAACTATGGTCACCTCGCGGGCGACAAGGTCCTGAAAATCATTGCTACCGTTGTGCGCAAGCGCTTGCGCGGGACAGATTTCATTGCCCGGTTCGGCGGTGAAGAGTTTGTGCTGTTGATGCCCTGCACGGTGCCGGCCGCAGGCATGAAACTGCTCGAAACCCTGCGCGCCGCCGTTGAAGCGTGCCCTTTCCACTTCAAGGGTGAGCCGGTGACGATCACGGTGTCCATGGGGCTGACCACTTTCAAAGCCGGTGAACACAGCGATGTGACGCTGAAAAGAGCCGATCAGGCGCTATATCGAGCAAAAAATGCCGGACGCAACCGGGTCGAACTGGGCTGA
- a CDS encoding DUF1328 domain-containing protein, whose product MLSWAITFLIIAIVAAVLGFGGIAGTATGIAKILFVVFLVMFIASFFFGRRGRG is encoded by the coding sequence ATGTTGAGCTGGGCAATCACATTCTTGATCATTGCCATTGTCGCTGCCGTTCTGGGCTTCGGTGGTATCGCGGGCACCGCCACGGGTATCGCCAAGATTCTCTTTGTCGTGTTCCTGGTGATGTTCATTGCTTCCTTCTTCTTTGGCCGTCGCGGTCGAGGTTAG
- a CDS encoding c-type cytochrome yields MNKLIVSLLLTVGISGIAHAAGEPVKPGDAAAGQAKAAVCGACHGPDGNSMAPNFPKLAGQGERYLTKQLHDIKSGKRTVLEMTGLLTNLSDQDLADIAAYFASQKGSVGAADPKIVARGEALFRGGNLAEGLPSCTGCHSPNGAGNAAAGFPHLGGQHAQYVAKQLTDFRKEEGGRNNDGDTKPMQSIAKKLSDEDIAALSSYIQGLH; encoded by the coding sequence ATGAACAAATTGATCGTGAGTCTGCTGTTGACCGTGGGAATCTCCGGCATTGCCCATGCTGCAGGTGAGCCAGTAAAACCTGGTGACGCCGCCGCAGGCCAGGCAAAAGCCGCCGTATGTGGTGCCTGCCATGGCCCGGATGGCAACAGCATGGCGCCAAACTTTCCAAAACTGGCAGGGCAAGGTGAACGCTACCTGACCAAGCAGCTGCACGACATCAAGTCGGGCAAGCGCACCGTTCTGGAAATGACGGGCCTGTTGACCAACCTGAGCGACCAGGATCTGGCGGACATCGCCGCCTATTTCGCCAGCCAGAAAGGCAGCGTCGGCGCCGCCGACCCGAAAATCGTGGCTCGCGGTGAAGCCCTGTTCCGCGGCGGCAACCTTGCCGAAGGCCTGCCATCGTGCACCGGTTGCCACTCGCCAAACGGCGCAGGCAACGCGGCCGCCGGCTTCCCGCATCTCGGTGGACAACACGCTCAATACGTCGCCAAGCAACTCACCGACTTCCGCAAGGAAGAAGGGGGTCGCAACAACGACGGCGATACCAAACCAATGCAAAGCATTGCCAAAAAGCTGAGCGACGAAGACATCGCCGCACTGTCCAGCTACATTCAGGGCCTGCACTAA
- a CDS encoding KinB sensor domain-containing domain: MKLAMKLRTRLFLSISALITVALLGLLLGLVSVMQMAGTQEALVRNNFVTLDVGLKLRQTLGDQLILMLSEQPDSAAFDASKKRYFELLEEGIAQEPSGIGSEYGFKKAKADYLSFIQAYEVSPDPKHVLSGNDELTEKFNALRSGLIAEHKRALDNINDIERRARERALLIAGLLGMVGLAVLIIGFVTAHAIARRFGEPIEALAQAADHIGQGKFDVTLPISSAVELNQLTRRFGIMAEALREHQATNVDELLAGQQRLQAVLDSIDDGLLMIDREGHLEHLNPVAQRQLGWDSDRLGQGLGTALERPELDEQLQLVLRGGTLERAPEDLSIEVDGESRLLTYSLTPVSHTQGHILGAVMVLHDVTEQRAFERVRSEFVLRASHELRTPVTGMHMAFGLFRERAHFPQDSREADLLDTVNEEMQRLMQLINDLLNFSRYQNGLQKLTLAPCSIEDLLEQAQLRFADAAAVQGIDLLVEAQGPLPRLQADQPQLDRVLDNLIDNALRHTSPGGLIRLQARRHGDRVIISVEDNGEGIAYGQQGRIFEPFVQVGRKKGGAGLGLALCKEIVQLHGGRMGVYSRPGQGTQFYMALTV; this comes from the coding sequence ATGAAACTGGCGATGAAGTTGCGGACCCGGCTGTTTCTCAGTATTTCCGCGCTGATCACCGTCGCACTGCTCGGGCTTCTGCTTGGGCTCGTCAGCGTCATGCAGATGGCCGGGACGCAAGAAGCGCTGGTGCGCAACAACTTCGTTACCCTGGACGTGGGCTTGAAACTGCGCCAGACACTGGGTGATCAGCTGATCCTCATGCTCAGCGAACAACCGGATTCCGCTGCCTTCGACGCGTCCAAAAAGCGATACTTCGAACTGCTGGAGGAGGGCATTGCCCAAGAGCCATCGGGCATCGGCAGCGAATACGGTTTCAAGAAAGCCAAGGCGGATTACCTGAGCTTTATTCAGGCGTATGAGGTGTCGCCTGACCCCAAACATGTGCTGAGCGGCAACGACGAGCTCACCGAAAAATTTAATGCGCTGCGCAGTGGTTTGATCGCCGAACACAAGCGTGCACTGGACAACATCAACGACATCGAACGGCGCGCCCGTGAGCGCGCGCTGCTGATTGCCGGGTTGCTCGGCATGGTCGGGTTGGCGGTATTGATCATCGGTTTCGTCACCGCTCATGCCATCGCACGGCGCTTTGGGGAGCCCATTGAGGCCTTGGCGCAGGCGGCGGACCATATCGGCCAGGGCAAATTCGACGTCACGTTGCCGATCTCTTCGGCGGTGGAATTGAATCAGCTGACCCGGCGCTTCGGAATCATGGCCGAGGCCCTGCGCGAGCATCAGGCGACCAATGTCGATGAGCTGCTCGCGGGGCAGCAGCGTCTGCAAGCGGTGCTCGATAGCATCGATGACGGATTGCTGATGATCGATCGTGAAGGTCATCTGGAGCACCTCAACCCGGTGGCGCAGCGCCAGTTGGGATGGGACAGCGATCGACTCGGGCAAGGGCTGGGCACGGCGTTGGAGCGTCCCGAGCTCGATGAACAGCTGCAGCTGGTGCTGCGTGGCGGCACGCTGGAGCGAGCGCCGGAGGACCTGAGCATCGAAGTCGATGGTGAGTCGCGCTTGTTGACCTATAGCCTGACGCCGGTCAGTCATACCCAAGGCCATATTCTCGGTGCGGTGATGGTGTTGCACGACGTCACTGAACAGCGCGCCTTCGAACGGGTGCGCAGCGAGTTCGTGCTGCGTGCCTCCCATGAGTTGCGCACACCGGTCACCGGCATGCACATGGCGTTCGGCCTCTTCCGCGAACGCGCGCATTTTCCCCAAGACTCTCGTGAAGCCGATCTGCTGGACACGGTAAACGAAGAAATGCAGCGCTTGATGCAGTTGATCAACGACCTGCTGAATTTCTCTCGTTATCAGAATGGCCTGCAAAAACTGACGCTGGCGCCGTGCTCCATCGAGGACTTGCTCGAGCAGGCACAATTACGTTTTGCCGACGCTGCGGCAGTGCAGGGTATCGATCTGTTGGTGGAAGCGCAGGGGCCTTTGCCGCGTTTGCAGGCCGATCAACCGCAGTTGGACCGGGTGCTCGACAACCTGATCGACAACGCCCTGCGTCACACCTCGCCAGGAGGGCTGATACGCTTGCAGGCCCGGCGCCATGGCGACCGGGTGATCATCAGCGTCGAGGACAATGGCGAAGGCATCGCCTACGGGCAACAGGGGCGGATTTTCGAGCCTTTTGTGCAGGTCGGTCGCAAGAAAGGTGGCGCCGGGCTTGGCCTGGCGTTGTGCAAGGAAATCGTGCAATTGCACGGCGGGCGGATGGGCGTCTATTCCCGGCCGGGGCAGGGTACTCAGTTCTACATGGCGTTGACGGTATAG
- the dsbA gene encoding thiol:disulfide interchange protein DsbA: MRNLIISAALVAASLFGMTAQAAEAPAAPYVELSNPVPVAVPGKIEVVELFWYGCPHCYAFEPVINPWVEKLPSDVNFVRIPAMFGGPWDAHGQMFLTLEAMGVEHKVHAAVFNAIQKEHKKLVDKNEMADFLATQGVDKDKFLATFDSFAIKGQINKARELAKKYEITGVPTMIVNGKYRFDVGSAGGAEQALQLADKLVDQERAANKAAAN; encoded by the coding sequence ATGCGTAATCTGATCATCAGCGCCGCACTCGTCGCTGCCAGCCTGTTCGGCATGACTGCCCAGGCCGCCGAAGCACCCGCTGCCCCTTATGTTGAACTGAGCAATCCGGTTCCGGTTGCCGTGCCTGGCAAGATCGAAGTAGTAGAGCTGTTCTGGTACGGCTGCCCGCACTGCTACGCGTTCGAACCAGTGATCAATCCTTGGGTCGAGAAGCTGCCTTCCGACGTGAATTTCGTTCGCATCCCTGCCATGTTCGGCGGCCCTTGGGACGCGCACGGCCAAATGTTCCTGACCCTCGAAGCCATGGGTGTCGAGCACAAGGTGCACGCTGCGGTGTTCAATGCCATTCAGAAAGAACACAAGAAGCTGGTCGACAAGAACGAAATGGCGGACTTCCTGGCTACTCAGGGCGTAGACAAGGACAAGTTCCTGGCCACGTTCGACTCCTTCGCCATCAAGGGCCAGATCAACAAGGCCCGCGAACTGGCCAAGAAATATGAAATCACCGGGGTTCCGACCATGATCGTCAACGGCAAATACCGTTTTGACGTGGGTTCTGCCGGCGGAGCTGAACAAGCCCTGCAACTGGCCGATAAACTGGTCGATCAAGAGCGAGCGGCTAACAAGGCTGCCGCCAACTAA
- a CDS encoding N-acetylmuramoyl-L-alanine amidase yields MKYFALIVSLMLLAGCASGPRIDTSHVSANHDSRIQFVVMHYTNASLERSLQLLTHGEVSSHYLIGDDKNATIYKLMDENLRAWHAGESQWQGRTWLNSSSIGIEIVNPGFTDTPTGRLWYPYSDAQVQSMIFLLKDISKRYAINPRSIIGHSDIAPLRKLDPGPLFPWKRLAEEGIGIWPNEQSVARQQAQFQTQLPSISWFQTQLARFGYDTPQTGELDVATRHVIAAFQMHFRPSRFDGTPDAQTAALLQVLNQTK; encoded by the coding sequence ATGAAATATTTCGCTCTCATCGTGTCACTGATGCTGCTGGCCGGTTGCGCCAGCGGTCCCCGTATCGACACCAGTCACGTTTCGGCCAATCACGACAGCCGCATACAGTTCGTGGTGATGCATTACACAAATGCATCTCTTGAACGCTCGTTGCAGTTGTTGACCCACGGCGAGGTCAGCAGCCATTACCTGATCGGCGACGACAAGAACGCAACCATCTACAAGTTAATGGACGAAAACCTGCGCGCCTGGCATGCCGGTGAAAGCCAATGGCAAGGTCGGACGTGGCTGAACTCCAGCTCTATCGGCATCGAAATCGTCAACCCGGGTTTCACCGACACGCCAACCGGGCGCCTCTGGTATCCCTACAGCGATGCGCAAGTCCAATCCATGATCTTCTTGCTAAAGGACATCAGCAAACGCTACGCCATCAACCCTCGCAGCATCATCGGCCACAGTGACATTGCACCACTGCGCAAGCTGGACCCGGGGCCGTTGTTCCCCTGGAAGCGCCTCGCGGAAGAGGGCATTGGCATCTGGCCAAACGAGCAAAGCGTCGCGCGACAACAGGCACAGTTCCAAACACAACTGCCCAGCATCAGCTGGTTTCAAACACAGTTGGCCCGCTTTGGTTATGACACACCGCAAACCGGTGAACTGGACGTAGCCACCCGACATGTCATCGCAGCCTTTCAGATGCACTTTCGACCATCCCGTTTCGACGGTACGCCGGACGCGCAAACGGCAGCATTGCTACAGGTGTTGAATCAGACAAAATAA